One Balaenoptera musculus isolate JJ_BM4_2016_0621 chromosome 13, mBalMus1.pri.v3, whole genome shotgun sequence genomic region harbors:
- the LOC118905743 gene encoding prolyl-tRNA synthetase associated domain-containing protein 1, with protein MAGGELRAALEQLLEALAIRTEVVEHPEVFTVEEMMPHIQHLKGAHSKNLFLKDKKKKGYWLVTVLHDRQINLNDLAKQLGVGSGNLRFADETAMLEKLKVGQGCATPLALFCDDGDVKFVLDSAFLEGGHEKVYFHPMTNTATMGLSPEDFLTFVKKTGHDPIRLNFDKN; from the exons ATGGCAGGCGGCGAGTTGCGGGCAGCGCTGGAGCAGCTCCTCGAAGCCCTGGCCATCCGCACGGAGGTCGTGGAGCACCCGGAG GTgtttacagttgaagaaatgaTGCCTCATATCCAACATTTGAAAGGAGCACATAGTAAGAACTTATTtcttaaagacaaaaagaaaaaaggctattGGCTGGTGACAGTTCTTCATGATagacaaattaatttaaatgatctTGCCAAGCAGTTAGGTGTTGGAAGTGGAAATCTGCGGTTTGCTGATGAAACAGCCATGCTAGAAAAACTGAAAGTTGGCCAAGGCTGTGCCACACCGTTGGCACTCTTCTGTGATGATGGAGATGTGAAATTTGTTCTGGATTCTGCTTTTTTGGAAGGTGGACATGAAAAGGTGTACTTTCATCCAATGACCAATACTGCAACCATGGGATTGAGCCCTGAAGACTTTCTCACATTTGTGAAGAAGACAGGACACGATCCCATAAGACTAAATTTTGATAAAAACTAA
- the LOC118905759 gene encoding LOW QUALITY PROTEIN: brefeldin A-inhibited guanine nucleotide-exchange protein 1-like (The sequence of the model RefSeq protein was modified relative to this genomic sequence to represent the inferred CDS: inserted 1 base in 1 codon; substituted 1 base at 1 genomic stop codon), whose amino-acid sequence MFVICAANTLGLTIHASRDDPAKRPHSLSSYEIKAETEKQSPPHGEAKAGSSTLPPVKSKTNFIEADKYFLPFELACQSKCPRIVSTSLDCLQKLIAYGHLTGNAPDSTTPGKKLIDRIIETICGCFQGPQTDEGVQLQIIKALLTAVTSQHIEIHEGTVLQAVRTCYNIYLASKNLINQTTAKATLTQMLNVIFARMENQALQEAKQMEKERHRQHHHLLQSPVSHHEPESPQLRYLPPQTVDHISQEHEGDLDPHSHDVGKSLQDDTEPENGSDTSSAENEQTEADQAAAAETLSKNDVLYDGENHDCEEKPRDIVQSIVEEMVNVIVGDMGERTTINASADGNIGTIEDGSDSENIQANGIPGTPISVAYTPSLPDDRLSVSSSDTQESGNSSGPSPGAKFSHILQKDAFLVFRSLCKLSMKPLSDGPPDPKSHELRSKILSLQLLLSILQNAGPIFRTNEMFINAIKQYLCVALSKNGVSSVPEVFELSLSIFLTLLSNFKTHLKMQIEVFFKEIFLYILETSTSSFDHKWMVIQTLTRICADAQSVVDIYVNYDCDLNAANIFERLVNDLSKIAQGRGSQXLGMSNVQELSLRKKGLECLVSILKCMVEWSKDQYVNPNSQTTLGQEKPSEQETSEVKHPETINRYGSLNSLESTSSSGIGSYSTQMSGTDNPEQFEVLKQQKEIIEQGIDLFTKKPKRGIQYLQEQGMLGTTPEDIAQFLHQEERLDSTQVGEFLGDNDKFNKEVMYAYVDQHDFSGKDFVSALRMFLEGFRFPGEAQKIDRLMEKFAARYLECNQGQTLFASADTAYVLAYSIIMLTTDLHSPQVKNKMTKEQYIKMNRGINDSKDLPEEYLSAIYNEIAGKKISMKETKELTIPTKSSKQNVASEKQRRLLYNLEMEQMAKTAKALMEAVSHVQAPFTSATHLEHVRPMFKLAXTPFLAAFSVGLQDCDDTEVASLCLEGIRCAIRIACIFSIQLERDAYVQALARFTLLTVSSGITEMKQKNIDTIKTLITVAHTDGNYLGNSWHEILKCISQLELAQLIGTGVKPRYISGTVRGREGSLTGTKDQAPDEFVGLGLAGGNVDWKQIASIQESIGETSSQSVVVAVDRIFTGSTRLDGNAIVDFVRWLCAVSMDELLSTTHPRMFSLQKIVEISYYNMGRIRLQWSRIWEVIGDHFNKVGCNPNEDVAIFAVDSLRQLSMKFLEKGELANFRFQKDFLRPFEHIMKRNRSPTIRDMVVRCIAQMVNSQAANIRSGWKNIFSVFHLAASDQDESLVELAFQTTGHIVTLVFEKHFPATIDSFQDAVKCLSEFACNAAFPDTSMEAIRLIRHCAKYVSDRPQAFKEYTSDDMNVAPEDRVWVRGWFPVLFELSCVINRCKLDVRTRGLTVMFEIMKTYGHTYEKHWWQDLFRIVFRIFDNMKLPEQQTEKAEWMTTTCNHALYAICDVFTQYLEVLSDVLLDDIFAQLYWCVQQDNEQLARSGTNCLENVVILNGEKFTLEIWDKTCNCTLDIFKTTIPHALLTWHPASGEAAPTPPSPVSEKQLDTISQKSVDIHDSIQPRSADNRQQAPLASVSTVNEEVSKIKPTAKFPEQKLFAALLIKCVVQLELIQTIDSTVFFPATSKKEDAENLAAAQRDAVDFDVRVDTQDQGMYRFLTSQQLFKLLDCLLESHRFAKAFNSNNDQRTALWKAGFKGKSKPNLLKQETSSLACGLRILFQMYTDESRASAWEEVQQRLLNVCSEALSYFLTLTSESHREAWTNLLLLFLTKVLKISDHRFKAHASFYYPLLCEIMQFDLIPELRAVLRRFFLRIGVVFQISQPPEPELGINKQ is encoded by the exons gAAATAAAAGCGGAAACTGAAAAGCAGAGTCCTCCTCATGGAGAAGCAAAAGCTGGATCAAGCACTCTTCCACCAGTGAAATCAAAGACAAATTTTATCGAAGCAGACAAGTACTTCCTGCCCTTTGAATTGGCATGCCAGTCCAAGTGTCCCCGCATAGTTAGTACATCTCTAGATTGTTTACAGAAACTTATTGCTTATGGGCACTTGACTGGCAATGCTCCAGATAGTACAACACCAGGCAAAAAATTAATTGATAGAATTATTGAAACAATTTGTGGCTGTTTCCAAGGTCCTCAAACAGATGAAGGAGTTCAATTACAAATAATAAAGGCTTTACTTACTGCAGTAACATCTCAACACATAGAAATTCACGAAGGAACTGTACTGCAAGCTGTGAGAACATGTTACAATATCTATCTAGCAAGCAAAAATCTCATCAATCAGACAACAGCCAAAGCTACTCTTACTCAGATGCTAAATGTTATCTTTGCACGCATGGAAAACCAAGCATTGCAGGAagccaaacaaatggaaaaagaaaggcaTCGACAGCATCATCATCTGTTGCAGTCTCCAGTAAGCCATCATGAGCCTGAATCACCTCAACTTAGATACTTGCCGCCTCAGACTGTTGATCATATATCCCAGGAGCATGAAGGGGACCTTGATCCCCATTCACATGATGTGGGTAAAAGCCTTCAGGATGATACAGAACCTGAAAATGGATCTGATACTTCCAGTGCAGAAAATGAACAGACTGAAGCTGATCAGGCAGCTGCAGCCGAAACATTATCTAAAAATGATGTATTATATGACGGAGAAAACCATGACTGTGAGGAAAAGCCACGAGACATCGTGCAGAGCATTGTAGAAGAAATGGTGAACGTCATCGTTGGAGATATGGGAGAAAGGACTACCATAAATGCAAGTGCAGATGGCAACATTGGAACCATAGAAGATGGTAGTGACAGTGAAAATATTCAAGCAAATGGAATTCCAGGAACACCAATTTCTGTTGCATATACACCGTCCTTACCTGATGACAGATTGTCTGTCTCTTCCAGTGATACTCAGGAATCTGGAAATTCTTCAGGACCTTCACCTGGTGCTAAGTTTTCCCACATTTTACAAAAGGATGCCTTTCTAGTATTCAGGtcattgtgtaaactgtcaatgaAACCACTGTCTGATGGACCACCAGATCCAAAGTCTCATGAGTTACGATCCAAGATACTGTCATTGCAGTTACTTCTATCCATTCTGCAGAATGCAGGACCTATTTTCAGGACAAATGAGATGTTTATTAATGCTATTAAGCAGTATCTGTGTGTTGCACTCTCAAAAAATGGAGTTTCTTCTGTTCCAGAGGTTTTTGAGCTTTCCCTTTCCATATTTCTTACTTTGTTGTCAAACTTCAAGACGCATCTGAAGATGCAGATTGAGgtgttctttaaagaaattttcctATACATTTTGGAGACTTCTACCAGCTCATTTGACCACAAATGGATGGTTATTCAGACGTTGACAAGGATTTGTGCAGATGCTCAGAGTGTAGTGGATATTTATGTAAACTATGATTGTGACTTAAATGCAGCAAACATATTTGAAAGACTAGTAAATGATCTATCAAAAATTGCTCAAGGACGAGGCAGTCAATAACTCGGTATGAGTAATGTTCAGGAACTGAGCCTGAGGAAAAAAGGTTTAGAATGCTTAGTGTCAATTTTGAAGTGTATGGTTGAATGGAGTAAGGATCAGTATGTGAATCCCAACTCTCAGACAACTCTTGGTCAGGAAAAACCCTCAGAGCAAGAGACGAGTGAAGTAAAACACCCTGAGACAATAAACAGATACGGAAGTTTAAATTCCCtggagtcaacatcatcatcagGAATAGGCAGCTACAGCACACAGATGTCTGGCACTGATAATCCAGAACAATTTGAAGTCCTAaagcagcaaaaagaaataatagaacaaGGGATAGATTTATTTACTAAGAAACCAAAGAGAGGAATACAGTACCTCCAAGAACAAGGGATGCTTGGCACTACACCTGAAGATATTGCCCAATTCTTACATCAGGAGGAAAGATTAGACTCTACTCAAGTGGGTGAATTCCTGGGAGATaatgataaatttaacaaagaagtCATGTATGCATATGTGGACCAACATGACTTTTCAGGAAAGGATTTTGTTTCAGCCCTTCGTATGTTTCTGGAAGGATTCCGTTTTCCAGGGGAAGCTCAGAAAATTGATCGATTGATGGAAAAGTTTGCTGCAAGATACCTAGAATGCAACCAAGGACAAACCCTTTTTGCTAGTGCAGATACTGCGTATGTTCTGGCTTATTCAATTATCATGCTCACCACAGATCTTCACAGCCcacaggttaaaaataaaatgacaaaggaaCAGTACATTAAGATGAATAGAGGTATCAATGACAGTAAAGATCTTCCTGAAGAGTATCTATCAGCCATCTATAATGAAATAGCTGGAAAAAAGATatcaatgaaagaaacaaaagaactaACAATCCCTACAAAATCAAGTAAACAAAATGTAGCCAGCGAAAAACAAAGAAGACTTCTGTATAACTTAGAAATGGAACAGATGGCCAAGACAGCTAAAGCACTCATGGAGGCCGTGAGCCATGTTCAAGCACCTTTCACAAGTGCAACACATTTGGAGCACGTGAGACCTATGTTTAAGTTGG TGACCCCTTTTCTGGCTGCATTCAGTGTGGGTCTACAAGACTGTGATGATACTGAAGTAGCCTCTCTTTGCCTGGAAGGTATAAGATGTGCAATCAGAATTGCATGCATTTTCAGCATTCAGCTGGAAAGAGATGCATATGTCCAGGCGCTAGCAAGATTTACCTTACTTACAGTGAGTTCTGGGATTACCgaaatgaaacagaagaacaTTGACACAATTAAAACACTTATCACAGTGGCTCATACAGATGGAAATTATCTAGGAAATTCATGGCATGAGATTCTGAAGTGCATCAGTCAGTTGGAGCTTGCACAACTTATAGGAACTGGAGTGAAACCTCGGTACATTTCTGGAACAGTGCGAGGCAGAGAAGGATCTCTTACTGGAACAAAAGATCAGGCTCCTGATGAATTTGTGGGTCTAGGGCTAGCTGGAGGAAATGTGGACTGGAAACAGATAGCAAGTATTCAGGAATCCATTGGAGAGACCAGTTCTCAGAGTGTCGTCGTCGCTGTAGATAGAATATTTACAGGGTCCACAAGGCTAGATGGAAATGCTATTGTGGATTTTGTCCGTTGGCTCTGTGCTGTGTCTATGGATGAATTACTTTCCACTACACATCCAAGAATGTTTAGTCTacaaaaaatagtagaaatatcATATTACAACATGGGAAGAATAAGATTGCAGTGGTCTCGAATTTGGGAAGTTATTGGAGATCATTTTAATAAGGTTGGCTGTAATCCTAATGAAGATGTAGCTATTTTTGCAGTAGACTCCTTGAGGCAATTGTCAATGAAGTTCTTAGAGAAAGGGGAGCTTGCTAATTTCAGATTCCAGAAGGATTTCTTAAGACCTTTTGAACATATAATGAAACGGAACAGGTCTCCAACAATTCGAGATATGGTTGTACGGTGTATAGCACAAATGGTTAATTCTCAAGCTGCTAACATTCGGTCTGGATGGAAGAacattttctctgtatttcatcTAGCAGCATCCGATCAAGATGAAAGCTTAGTTGAACTTGCATTCCAAACAACGGGGCATATTGTCACCCTTGTGTTTGAAAAACACTTTCCAGCAACCATTGATTCTTTCCAGGATGCGGTGAAATGTTTGTCTGAATTTGCATGCAATGCAGCTTTCCCAGACACAAGTATGGAAGCAATTCGACTTATTCGCCATTGTGCAAAATATGTGTCTGATAGACCTCAGGCTTTCAAGGAATACACAAGCGACGACATGAATGTGGCACCTGAAGACAGGGTGTGGGTGAGGGGATGGTTCCCAGTTCTCTTCGAGTTGTCCTGTGTCATCAACAGATGCAAGTTAGATGTAAGAACCAGGGGTTTAACAGTAAtgtttgaaataatgaaaacttaTGGCCACACTTATGAAAAACACTGGTGGCAGGAtttatttagaattgttttcaGAATCTTTGACAACATGAAATTGCCAGAACAGCAGACAGAGAAAGCTGAGTGGATGACGACGACATGTAATCATGCACTTTATGCGATCTGCGATGTGTTCACCCAGTATTTAGAAGTACTCAGTGATGTACTTCTGGATGACATTTTTGCCCAGCTCTACTGGTGTGTGCAGCAAGACAATGAGCAGTTAGCACGATCTGGTACAAACTGCTTAGAGAATGTTGTTATTCTGAATGGAGAAAAATTTACCCTAGAAATCTGGGACAAAACTTGTAACTGCACACTGGACATCTTCAAAACCACAATTCCACATGCGCTCTTGACCTGGCATCCTGCTTCTGGAGAAGCGGCTCCCACACCTCCATCTCCTGTGAGTGAAAAACAGCTGGATACAATATCACAGAAATCTGTAGATATTCATGATTCTATTCAGCCAAGATCTGCAGATAATAGACAGCAAGCTCCATTGGCTTCTGTCTCTACTGTGAATGAAGAAGTCAGCAAAATTAAACCCACAGCAAAATTTCCAGAACAAAAATTGTTTGCCGCCCTGTTGATTAAATGTGTTGTGCAGCTGGAACTCATCCAGACCATCGACAGCACTGTGTTCTTCCCCGCCACAAGTAAGAAGGAAGACGCGGAAAACTTAGCCGCAGCGCAGAGAGATGCCGTGGACTTTGACGTTCGAGTTGATACTCAGGACCAAGGAATGTATCGCTTTCTAACATCGCAACAACTCTTCAAGCTGCTGGACTGCTTGTTGGAGTCACACAGATTTGCAAAAGCATTTAACTCCAACAATGACCAGAGGACGGCTCTGTGGAAGGCGGGCTTCAAGGGCAAATCCAAACCCAACCTCCTGAAGCAGGAGACGAGCAGCCTGGCCTGCGGGCTGCGCATTCTCTTCCAGATGTACACGGACGAGAGCCGGGCCAGCGCCTGGGAGGAGGTCCAGCagag GCTTTTAAATGTCTGCAGCGAAGCCCTGAGTTACTTCCTTACCCTAACATCGGAAAGTCATCGGGAAGCCTGGACTAACTTACTGCTTTTGTTTCTAACTAAAGTCCTGAAGATCAGCGACCATAGGTTTAAAGCTCACGCATCATTCTACTACCCTCTCTTATGTGAAATTATGCAATTTGACTTGATTCCTGAACTTCGTGCTGTTCTTAGAAGATTTTTTCTGCGAATTGGAGTAGTTTTTCAGATATCACAACCACCTGAACCGGAACTCGGAATAAACAAGCAATGA